Proteins encoded by one window of Rutidosis leptorrhynchoides isolate AG116_Rl617_1_P2 chromosome 7, CSIRO_AGI_Rlap_v1, whole genome shotgun sequence:
- the LOC139858755 gene encoding protein SOMBRERO — MMNTGSGQLSVPPGFRFHPTDEELLYYYLRKKVSYEAIDLDVIREIDLNKLEPWDLKEKCRIGSGPQNEWYFFSHKDKKYPTGTRTNRATTAGFWKATGRDKAIHLHSNSKRIGMRKTLVFYTGRAPHGQKTDWIMHEYRLDDQYSNAAAPSEVQEDGWVVCRVFKKKNHTRSPYQSDDHHDHTLHAEDDSHHLIDQEINKNNDDIAQLQGLHSYECNITNNTTLFDGNSMHLPQLLTSPHEHTPYFLAPRHSGHIINDMDCSRNLLSLMSASQGGCGCSSGMQHPQVERSLLVTSNVNADWSFLDKLLASNQHHSGIFDQQGPCNDPSSSQPFSHSEVGPGPSSHVFPFHYLGHENDILKFSK, encoded by the exons ATGATGAATACGGGCAGCGGGCAACTGTCAGTTCCTCCTGGGTTCCGATTTCATCCGACAGATGAAGAGTTGCTTTACTATTATCTGCGAAAAAAGGTTTCCTACGAGGCAATTGACCTTGACGTTATTCGAGAAATAGATCTCAACAAACTAGAGCCATGGGATCTCAAAG AAAAGTGTAGAATTGGATCGGGTCCGCAAAATGAGTGGTACTTCTTTAGCCACAAGGACAAAAAGTATCCAACTGGGACCCGGACTAACCGGGCCACAACTGCCGGATTTTGGAAAGCAACCGGAAGAGACAAGGCCATCCATCTTCATAGCAATTCAAAAAGAATTGGAATGCGAAAGACGTTAGTATTTTACACCGGACGAGCCCCTCACGGCCAGAAAACCGATTGGATCATGCATGAATATCGCCTTGATGACCAGTACTCCAATGCCGCCGCACCATCAGAAGTTCAG GAAGATGGTTGGGTCGTGTGCCGAGTATTCAAGAAAAAAAACCACACAAGAAGCCCATACCAATCGGACGATCATCATGATCATACTCTTCATGCTGAAGATGATTCCCATCATTTAATCGATCAAGAAATCAACAAGAATAACGATGATATTGCTCAGCTTCAAGGTCTACATAGCTACGAATGCAACATCACTAACAACACGACGTTATTTGATGGCAACTCGATGCATCTTCCTCAATTGTTAACCTCTCCTCATGAACACACACCATATTTTCTAGCACCACGTCATAGCGGCCACATCATCAACGACATGGATTGTTCTAGAAACTTGTTGAGTTTGATGTCAGCAAGTCAGGGCGGTTGTGGTTGCAGTAGTGGAATGCAACACCCACAAGTAGAGAGGTCACTATTAGTGACTAGTAATGTGAACGCTGACTGGTCTTTTTTGGACAAGCTTCTTGCTTCGAACCAGCATCACTCGGGCATTTTTGATCAACAAGGCCCGTGTAATGATCCTTCATCGTCCCAACCCTTTAGTCACTCTGAAGTGGGCCCGGGCCCGTCGTCTCATGTCTTTCCTTTTCATTACCTTGGCCATGAAAACGATATTTTGAAGTTCTCCAAGTAG